Proteins co-encoded in one Gadus morhua chromosome 6, gadMor3.0, whole genome shotgun sequence genomic window:
- the kctd9a gene encoding BTB/POZ domain-containing protein KCTD9a isoform X1 produces MRRVTLFVNGTSKNGKVVAVYGTLSDLLSAASNKLGIRASSLFNGKGGLIDDISLIRDDDVLYVSEGDSFVDPQDEVNAVPVKPGAPSDWLTLNIGGRLFTTTRSTLVSKEPESMLAHMFRDKCVWGNRQDEHGAYLIDRSPEYFEPILNYLRHGQLIINEGVNIRGVLEEARFFGIEQLGDQLEAALKNTQPPNDHSPISRKEFVRFLLATPTKSELRCQGLNFSGADLSRLDLRYINFKMANLSRCNLTQANLCCSNLERADLSGANLDSGNLQGVKMLCSNAEGASLRGCNFEDPSGLKANLEGANLKGVDMEGSQMTGINLRVATLKNAKLKNCNLRGATLAGTDLENCDLSGCDLQEANLRGSNVKGAIFEEMLTPLHMSQSVR; encoded by the exons ATGAGAAGAGTCACTCTGTTTGTTAACGGGACGTCCAAGAATGGGAAG GTTGTAGCAGTGTACGGGACCCTGTCAGACCTTCTGTCCGCAGCGAGCAATAAGTTAGGGATCCGAGCTTCCAGTTTGTTCAACGGCAAAGGGGGTCTGATTGATGACATCTCTCTGATCAG AGATGACGACGTGCTGTACGTCTCGGAGGGAGACTCGTTTGTTG ACCCTCAGGATGAGGTCAACGCTGTGCCGGTCAAGCCTGGAGccccttctgattggctgacgctGAACATCGGGGGTCGCCTGTTCACCACCACGCG AAGCACCCTGGTTTCTAAGGAGCCAGAGAGTATGCTTGCCCACATGTTCCGAGACAAAT GTGTGTGGGGAAACAGGCAGGATGAGCATGGAGCCTACCTGATCGACCGCAGCCCTGAGTACTTTGAGCCCATCCTCAACTACCTGCGACATGGACAGCTCATTATCAACGAAGGAGTTAATATCCGCG GTGTGCTGGAGGAGGCTCGCTTCTTTGGGATTGAGCAGCTAGGCGACCAGCTGGAAGCAGCTTTAAAG AACACACAGCCCCCAAATGACCACTCTCCCATCTCCCGCAAGGAGTTTGTTCGTTTTCTACTGGCCACGCCCACCAAGTCTGAGCTCCGATGTCAG GGTCTTAACTTTAGCGGGGCGGACCTCTCTCGGCTGGATCTGCGCTACATCAACTTCAAGATGGCCAACCTGAGCCGCTGCAACCTGACCCAGGCCAACCTCTGCTGCTCCAACCTGGAGCGGGCGGACCTCTCTGGGGCCAACCTGGAC AGTGGTAATCTACAAGGGGTGAAGATGCTCTGCTCCAACGCAGAGGGGGCTTCTCTCCGGGGCTGCAACTTTGAGGATCCATCGGGTCTGAAGGCCAATTTGGAGG GTGCTAACCTGAAGGGGGTCGACATGGAGGGCAGCCAGATGACGGGCATCAACCTGCGCGTGGCCACCCTGAAGAACGCCAAGCTGAAGAACTGCAACCTGCGGGGCGCCACTCTGGCCGGAACAGACTTGGAG AACTGTGACCTGTCGGGCTGTGATCTCCAAGAAGCCAACCTCCGAGGGTCCAACGTGAAAGGAGCCATCTTCGAAGAGATGCTCACTCCTCTGCACATGTCCCAGAGCGTCAGAtga
- the kctd9a gene encoding BTB/POZ domain-containing protein KCTD9a isoform X2: MRRVTLFVNGTSKNGKVVAVYGTLSDLLSAASNKLGIRASSLFNGKGGLIDDISLIRDDDVLYVSEGDSFVDPQDEVNAVPVKPGAPSDWLTLNIGGRLFTTTRSTLVSKEPESMLAHMFRDKCVWGNRQDEHGAYLIDRSPEYFEPILNYLRHGQLIINEGVNIRGVLEEARFFGIEQLGDQLEAALKNTQPPNDHSPISRKEFVRFLLATPTKSELRCQGLNFSGADLSRLDLRYINFKMANLSRCNLTQANLCCSNLERADLSGANLDSGNLQGVKMLCSNAEGASLRGCNFEDPSGLKANLEGANLKGVDMEGSQMTGINLRVATLKNAKLKNCNLRGATLAGTDLELAVALHG, encoded by the exons ATGAGAAGAGTCACTCTGTTTGTTAACGGGACGTCCAAGAATGGGAAG GTTGTAGCAGTGTACGGGACCCTGTCAGACCTTCTGTCCGCAGCGAGCAATAAGTTAGGGATCCGAGCTTCCAGTTTGTTCAACGGCAAAGGGGGTCTGATTGATGACATCTCTCTGATCAG AGATGACGACGTGCTGTACGTCTCGGAGGGAGACTCGTTTGTTG ACCCTCAGGATGAGGTCAACGCTGTGCCGGTCAAGCCTGGAGccccttctgattggctgacgctGAACATCGGGGGTCGCCTGTTCACCACCACGCG AAGCACCCTGGTTTCTAAGGAGCCAGAGAGTATGCTTGCCCACATGTTCCGAGACAAAT GTGTGTGGGGAAACAGGCAGGATGAGCATGGAGCCTACCTGATCGACCGCAGCCCTGAGTACTTTGAGCCCATCCTCAACTACCTGCGACATGGACAGCTCATTATCAACGAAGGAGTTAATATCCGCG GTGTGCTGGAGGAGGCTCGCTTCTTTGGGATTGAGCAGCTAGGCGACCAGCTGGAAGCAGCTTTAAAG AACACACAGCCCCCAAATGACCACTCTCCCATCTCCCGCAAGGAGTTTGTTCGTTTTCTACTGGCCACGCCCACCAAGTCTGAGCTCCGATGTCAG GGTCTTAACTTTAGCGGGGCGGACCTCTCTCGGCTGGATCTGCGCTACATCAACTTCAAGATGGCCAACCTGAGCCGCTGCAACCTGACCCAGGCCAACCTCTGCTGCTCCAACCTGGAGCGGGCGGACCTCTCTGGGGCCAACCTGGAC AGTGGTAATCTACAAGGGGTGAAGATGCTCTGCTCCAACGCAGAGGGGGCTTCTCTCCGGGGCTGCAACTTTGAGGATCCATCGGGTCTGAAGGCCAATTTGGAGG GTGCTAACCTGAAGGGGGTCGACATGGAGGGCAGCCAGATGACGGGCATCAACCTGCGCGTGGCCACCCTGAAGAACGCCAAGCTGAAGAACTGCAACCTGCGGGGCGCCACTCTGGCCGGAACAGACTTGGAG ctGGCTGTGGCCTTGCATGGCTGA
- the ankrd39 gene encoding ankyrin repeat domain-containing protein 39: protein MACDQEHSSCCTHPCSAPSVYQTLDEMDFERGIWCAAMDGDMDRVKSLIKTGVDPNLRDSSRYTALHYASRSGRLDVCAFLLQSGACTSPQTPGGATPLHRAAYCGHLDVVGLLLRHGADPSLCDDDGASPLHKAAERGHTDVCELLLQHFPALRSLANKKFQLPHQVALDGPLQGLLRPPS, encoded by the exons ATGGCGTGTGACCAAGAGCACAGTTCATGCTGCACCCATCCATGTTCTGCACCGAGTGTTTATCAAACCTTGGATGAGATGGACTTTGAAAGAG GTATCTGGTGTGCAGCAATGGACGGTGACATGGACAGGGTGAAATCCCTGATAAAGACGGGTGTTGACCCCAACCTGAGGGACTCCTCCAGATACACCGCTCTG CACTACGCCAGTCGCAGCGGGCGCCTTGATGTGTGCGCCTTCCTCCTCCAAAGCGGCGCCTGCACGTCTCCCCAGACGCCAGGGGGCGCCACACCGCTCCACCGTGCAGCTTACTGCGGTCACCTGGACGTGGTGGGGCTCCTGCTCCGCCACGGGGCAGACCCGTCGCTCTGTGACGACGACGGAGCGTCCCCGCTACACAAG gcagCCGAGCGCGGTCACACGGACGTGTGTGAGCTGCTCCTCCAGCACTTCCCCGCACTCCGTAGCCTTGCCAACAAGAAGTTCCAGCTACCTCACCAGGTGGCCCTCGACGGCCCCCTGCAGGGGCTCCTGAGACCCCCGTCATGA